In the genome of Cryptomeria japonica chromosome 8, Sugi_1.0, whole genome shotgun sequence, one region contains:
- the LOC131032374 gene encoding patellin-4 produces the protein MAASTEESPAPAAATNTTMSTEVTETVKEVITAPAPAPVAEPETVKSKEEETKVDSGPVAESSPSMEPQGASFKEDSYFISELKESEKKALQELKLRVEEALKNNEFTEPPPKEPETKEAEAAEAKEGTKEESKEEGGKETETKGEEDSKTPETKVEEVKGTVEEEKIVETITEIDCKVGEEDVKKEETVVTVTEKIEVPAQGDVPKHEETVVVDSVPLAETTAVEAAETPVEVTVTKETVEVELQPVEDIHLWGVPLLHTHGDERTDVILLKFLRARDFKVSEAFTMLKNTILWRKRFGADSILEEDFGTEYDGVAYMHGCDKEGHPVCYNVYGVFQDKETYQKSFGDAEKCDRFLRWRIQLLEKGIQQLSFKPGGVNAMVQITDLKNSPGPAKKNLRQATQKALDIFQDNYPELVARKIFVNVPWWYAVLSAMISPFLTQRTKSKFVVARPARVTETLFKYISPEYVPVQYGGLSRENDAEFSAADGGVFELFIKPAAKQIIEIPVTEAGSSLVWDIIVVGWEVTYSEEFVPNAEGGYTVIIQKAKKMAIDQEPVRNSFKISEAGKVILTINNTSSKKKRIVYRTKVKNDLQQIA, from the exons ATGGCCGCCAGCACAGAAGAATCACCTGCACCTGCTGCTGCTACAAACACTACCATGTCAACTGAAGTAACTGAAACTGTGAAGGAAGTAATTACTGCTCCTGCACCTGCACCGGTAGCTGAGCCCGAGACTGTAAAAAGCAAAGAAGAAGAGACCAAGGTAGACAGTGGACCTGTTGCCGAAAGCAGTCCAAGCATGGAACCCCAGGGTGCCTCCTTCAAAGAGGACAGCTACTTTATATCGGAACTGAAAGAATCTGAGAAGAAAGCCTTGCAGGAGCTTAAGCTCCGAGTTGAAGAAGCCTTGAAAAACAATGAATTCACTGAACCTCCTCCCAAAGAACCTGAAACCAAAGAGGCGGAAGCTGCCGAGGCCAAAGAAGGAACTAAAGAGGAATCTAAAGAAGAAGGGGGCAAAGAAACAGAAACAAAGGGTGAAGAGGATAGCAAAACCCCTGAAACCAAAGTAGAGGAGGTCAAGGGAACAGTGGAAGAAGAAAAAATTGTAGAAACTATCACTGAAATAGATTGTAAGGTCGGTGAAGAAGACGTTAAAAAGGAAGAGACTGTAGTTACAGTCACTGAAAAGATCGAAGTACCGGCTCAGGGTGATGTGCCAAAGCATGAAGAAACAGTAGTTGTTGATTCAGTTCCATTGGCGGAAACAACTGCAGTTGAGGCTGCAGAAACCCCTGTTGAGGTTACTGTTACTAAAGAAACTGTGGAGGTTGAACTTCAACCAGTGGAGGACATTCACCTATGGGGGGTCCCTCTTCTCCATACCCATGGTGATGAAAGAACCGATGTGATCCTTCTGAAGTTTCTCCGAGCCAGAGATTTCAAGGTTTCAGAAGCCTTCACCATGCTCAAGAACACAATCCTTTGGAGGAAACGCTTCGGTGCTGATAGTATTTTGGAAGAGGATTTTGGTACTGAATACGATGGTGTGGCTTACATGCATGGGTGTGATAAGGAAGGGCATCCAGTGTGCTATAATGTTTATGGGGTTTTCCAGGACAAGGAGACTTACCAGAAGTCATTCGGTGATGCTGAGAAATGTGACCGGTTTCTGCGGTGGAGAATCCAGTTATTGGAGAAGGGAATCCAGCAGCTGAGCTTCAAGCCTGGAGGTGTAAATGCGATGGTTCAGATTACCGACCTTAAGAATTCACCTGGACCTGCCAAGAAAAATTTGCGACAAGCTACCCAGAAGGCTTTGGACATCTTTCAAGACAATTATCCAGAGTTAGTTGCTAGGAAG ATCTTTGTGAATGTACCTTGGTGGTATGCAGTGTTGTCTGCAATGATATCTCCATTTCTGACGCAACGAACTAAGAGCAAGTTTGTTGTTGCTCGCCCTGCTAGAGTGACAGAGACTTTATTCAA GTATATTTCACCTGAGTATGTTCCAGTGCAGTATGGAGGTCTAAGCAGGGAAAATGATGCCGAATTCTCAGCAGCAGATGGTGGAGTTTTCGAGCTGTTCATCAAACCAGCTGCCAAGCAGATTATTGAGATTCCCGTAACAGAG GCTGGATCTTCACTGGTTTGGGATATAATAGTTGTGGGCTGGGAGGTGACCTATAGCGAAGAGTTTGTACCTAATGCAGAAGGTGGTTACACTGTTATCATACAGAAAGCGAAGAAAATGGCCATTGATCAAGAACCAGTTCGGAATTCATTCAAAATCAGCGAGGCAGGAAAAGTAATCTTGACAATTAACAACACTTCGTCAAAGAAGAAGCGAATTGTTTACAGAACCAAAGTCAAGAATGATCTTCAACAAATAGCATGA